The following are from one region of the Punica granatum isolate Tunisia-2019 unplaced genomic scaffold, ASM765513v2 Contig00429, whole genome shotgun sequence genome:
- the LOC116190380 gene encoding uncharacterized protein LOC116190380 isoform X2 — MATAIGAQGGQLVGYFEDLSVQDLEDEQSSVRCGKHGEVCAICLDKIELEETALIKGCEHAYCVTCILRWATYKEKPTCPQCKHPLEFLNVHRSLDGSLHDYMLEESVCLLLRAMWFNPLVVEDYGNMYDDLEDYIPYEDETFYDYDYSYEDDDGNLDEDDYFNVSPGLRIGNRRWGENGYVRAGRQEARPICQSNFSDSGSSSSSSSRQPKKKEAPKKEATGRRAKRALKREAADKAAAAKREVAGKAAAANREMHLAVSGGE; from the exons ATGGCCACCGCCATCGGAGCTCAAGGTGGGCAGCTGGTCGGCTATTTCGAGGATCTATCAGTTCAGGATCTG GAGGATGAACAGAGTTCCGTGAGGTGTGGTAAGCATGGAGAGGTGTGTGCTATATGCCTGGACAAGATTGAGCTGGAGGAGACTGCTCTTATAAAAGGTTGCGAGCACGCATACTG CGTGACATGTATCTTGCGCTGGGCCACGTATAAAGAGAAGCCAACCTGTCCTCAGTGTAAACATCCACTCGAGTTCCTCAATGTTCATCGTTCACTTGATGGGAG CCTTCATGACTACATGCTTGAGGAGAGTGTGTGCCTGCTTCTTCGAGCCATGTGGTTCAATCCCTTGGTCGTGGAGGACTATGGGAATATGTACGATGATCTAGAAGACTACATCCCTTACGAGGATGAGACGTTTTATGATTATGATTATAGTTATGAGGACGATGATGGCAATCTAGATGAAGATGACTACTTCAACGTCTCGCCTGGTCTTCGGATTGGTAATCGTAGATGGGGAGAAAACGGGTATGTGAGGGCCGGACGCCAAGAAGCCCGACCCATTTGTCAATCAAATTTCTCTGATTCAGGATCTTCTAGCTCGTCATCTTCCAGACAGCCCAAAAAGAAAGAGGCACCTAAAAAGGAAGCGACAGGGCGGAGGGCTAAGAGAGCGCTTAAGCGTGAGGCTGCAGATAAAGCAGCTGCAGCCAAACGTGAGGTTGCAGGTAAGGCGGCTGCAGCCAATCGTGAAATGCATCTAGCAGTGTCAGGTGGGGAGTGA
- the LOC116190380 gene encoding uncharacterized protein LOC116190380 isoform X1 gives MVFYRKAVWISPIQSRQASVPTAAEDSKSAIAMATAIGAQGGQLVGYFEDLSVQDLEDEQSSVRCGKHGEVCAICLDKIELEETALIKGCEHAYCVTCILRWATYKEKPTCPQCKHPLEFLNVHRSLDGSLHDYMLEESVCLLLRAMWFNPLVVEDYGNMYDDLEDYIPYEDETFYDYDYSYEDDDGNLDEDDYFNVSPGLRIGNRRWGENGYVRAGRQEARPICQSNFSDSGSSSSSSSRQPKKKEAPKKEATGRRAKRALKREAADKAAAAKREVAGKAAAANREMHLAVSGGE, from the exons ATGGTTTTTTATCGTAAAGCCGTGTGGATTTCTCCTATACAGAGTCGTCAAGCATCGGTTCCTACGGCCGCGGAAGATTCGAAGTCCGCCATCGCCATGGCCACCGCCATCGGAGCTCAAGGTGGGCAGCTGGTCGGCTATTTCGAGGATCTATCAGTTCAGGATCTG GAGGATGAACAGAGTTCCGTGAGGTGTGGTAAGCATGGAGAGGTGTGTGCTATATGCCTGGACAAGATTGAGCTGGAGGAGACTGCTCTTATAAAAGGTTGCGAGCACGCATACTG CGTGACATGTATCTTGCGCTGGGCCACGTATAAAGAGAAGCCAACCTGTCCTCAGTGTAAACATCCACTCGAGTTCCTCAATGTTCATCGTTCACTTGATGGGAG CCTTCATGACTACATGCTTGAGGAGAGTGTGTGCCTGCTTCTTCGAGCCATGTGGTTCAATCCCTTGGTCGTGGAGGACTATGGGAATATGTACGATGATCTAGAAGACTACATCCCTTACGAGGATGAGACGTTTTATGATTATGATTATAGTTATGAGGACGATGATGGCAATCTAGATGAAGATGACTACTTCAACGTCTCGCCTGGTCTTCGGATTGGTAATCGTAGATGGGGAGAAAACGGGTATGTGAGGGCCGGACGCCAAGAAGCCCGACCCATTTGTCAATCAAATTTCTCTGATTCAGGATCTTCTAGCTCGTCATCTTCCAGACAGCCCAAAAAGAAAGAGGCACCTAAAAAGGAAGCGACAGGGCGGAGGGCTAAGAGAGCGCTTAAGCGTGAGGCTGCAGATAAAGCAGCTGCAGCCAAACGTGAGGTTGCAGGTAAGGCGGCTGCAGCCAATCGTGAAATGCATCTAGCAGTGTCAGGTGGGGAGTGA